The following are encoded in a window of Deltaproteobacteria bacterium genomic DNA:
- a CDS encoding 4Fe-4S binding protein, protein MTVSQIRWITLTVSFFVLSFGGLAALSLGNFLPTFSCFYVESRSGTCFLWVLQHLLDHGYWEAYKSLGKYLLYFSLLVIVIGRAWCGWICPLGFFQDVLDLIRRKLHLGYISFPEELRAQLSCVKWIFLFIALLIPLWVSFPFFGKSIAMDLRQPFCQLCPGKYILPFILGDTVDVAVNFKSTTTIIMSVLGLIFSGVVIFGALLKRRFWCPYCPMGLFLSFYKKISFIKLKKDCQKCTMCGICYNVCPMEIKDLLTERKNEDVTFTDCTLCLRCVEYCPEDETLRATFFGRTIYKSSSKGFFSRQHITSGFPEEKHQVVSEPYQ, encoded by the coding sequence ATGACAGTTTCACAAATTAGATGGATAACACTGACCGTATCATTTTTTGTATTGAGTTTTGGAGGCCTTGCAGCCCTTTCTCTGGGCAATTTTCTGCCAACCTTCTCCTGTTTTTATGTTGAATCGAGGAGTGGAACCTGTTTTTTGTGGGTTCTTCAACACCTACTTGATCATGGGTACTGGGAGGCATACAAGTCTCTCGGAAAGTACCTCCTTTACTTCTCACTTTTAGTCATTGTTATTGGCAGGGCGTGGTGTGGATGGATATGCCCATTGGGATTTTTTCAAGATGTCCTGGACTTAATCAGGAGAAAGCTACACCTTGGCTATATAAGTTTTCCTGAAGAGCTTCGTGCACAACTCAGTTGTGTAAAGTGGATCTTTCTATTCATCGCCTTACTTATACCTCTTTGGGTGTCCTTTCCTTTCTTCGGAAAATCCATTGCCATGGATTTACGCCAACCATTCTGCCAGTTGTGTCCGGGAAAATATATTCTTCCCTTTATCCTCGGGGACACTGTTGATGTAGCTGTTAATTTTAAGAGCACTACCACCATCATTATGTCAGTCCTGGGGCTCATCTTTTCAGGTGTAGTTATCTTTGGCGCATTGCTAAAAAGGAGGTTCTGGTGTCCCTACTGTCCAATGGGTTTATTCCTTTCTTTTTACAAGAAAATTAGCTTCATAAAACTCAAAAAAGATTGCCAGAAATGTACCATGTGCGGAATATGTTACAATGTCTGCCCTATGGAGATAAAAGATTTACTAACAGAGCGTAAAAACGAGGATGTAACTTTCACTGATTGTACCCTGTGCTTGCGATGCGTGGAATATTGCCCTGAAGATGAAACGCTGAGAGCAACCTTCTTTGGTAGAACGATTTATAAGTCAAGTAGTAAGGGGTTTTTCTCCAGGCAGCATATCACCTCGGGATTTCCTGAAGAAAAACATCAAGTAGTTTCGGAACCATATCAATGA